From the genome of Pan troglodytes isolate AG18354 chromosome 16, NHGRI_mPanTro3-v2.0_pri, whole genome shotgun sequence:
TAACATTCAACTCAGGTAACTGGTACCTTCTTCCTATATTGTATTTACAAGTATGTAACATCAAAGTTAAATCACTACTACCtttctttgaaaaacagaaaacctcGAGTGAAAAGTACCTAAAACATGCTTCTTTTTTGTTAGACTTTAATTCTACCCCAGCATTCATTTTAAcctcaaaacattttatttctgctgTATAGAAAATCAGGATTATACTACATTAACGTGATCAAGTACTTTCTTGTGTACAGTGGGGTATCTTTCTTCACTTCCAGGATGACATTTTAGAAAACTAGAACCGTCATCTagtcaataaataaaacaaagaatacaTTAATCCCAGTTCTGTATTATGGTCATTTAGCTGGGAGTGGGAGAGAGGTAAGGGAATAGTGAAGAGGGCTACCAAGAATTCAGGAAGTTTAAGAGACAGGGAGCCTCCTGTATAAGTTAGAGGAGAGCAGGAAAGGCAGGGCCTTGAGGAGTCCTTAGGCCATAGACAGGTAGGGATTGAGAGGGTTCCGTGTGAGAGGTGGCTTGGAGGTTGGAAGGTGGGGTCAGGTAGTGTCCTTTGGGTCCTTTCTGCTCTTCCTTGTGCATACTCTTCTGGCTTCATGTATCACCTGGATGCTGGAGGCTGACCCCTGTGCACCTCTATCCCAGGTCTTCCCAGAACTTTAGGTTTGCATAGCCAATTAACCATGAAACTTGATCACTTGGGTGTTCCCAGGTACCTCAGCTTAATGATGTACAAAGTGGAACTGCAGTTTCTTTCCAAGGTAATTTCCATATTCCCTAATAGTGCCACCACCTTCTCGGTTTTCTTCCCCTAAGGTATCTTCAATTTTTCTCATCTCCATATCTGCTAGCCACGAAGACCTCCTTATTTCTTTGATCTTCATCTCTATAATTGTTCTTCATCTTCTGTCGAAGTGAAGACTCTCATCTCTCTTGGGCTGTAATTGTGGCCCCTTCTACCTCTAGTCTTAACTACCAGTCTATCTCCACTGCTGCCAGAGTGAAATTTGTAAGATGGAAATCCGAACTTGTTACGGAGAACTCTTCATTGCAGTCTGGGCCTAGGCTACTTCCCAGCCCTCTTTCTCGCTGTCTTTTCTGTGTAGCCAGAAAAGCTGAGTCTGTCTACCTTCTGTACTTTATCTCACTCCCCTTGCTGGGATGCACTTCTCTCCTTATTTACATGGTAAGCAGTTATTATTCCAAGACTGTTCAAAGCTTTTTCGAAACTTTTCTTACAGCCTCCCTGTCTCCCACTAGAACTGGCCATTTCCTTATGTTCCAATGTATCTTGCTGAGATATCTATCACAGTACCTCTGGTATTGTATTGCACTGAAACTTTACATGTGTATTTCTTTCTACTGGGCAATAAGCCCTTTTGCAAATGttctttgaataaatgaaaaaaaaccaaaaaactccagATGAAATACAAGGTTTGAATAAGGAAGGAAAAGGCAAAGAGCCtgtatgcacacaaacacacccctATTTGTTAGAGCAATGAATACTGGTAAATTACTTACTGTTACCTTTGGAGGAGAATTAATTGCTAAGGTAAAGGCCATTTGTGTGAATGTTTTAAATGTGTCTACAAATAAAATAGTCTGATTGTATAACACAAGTTTTCCTTTCATCAGGTTACCTTTTCGACAAAATGATTCATCTAGTCATTGCCAGAAGAGTGGGTCTCCTATTTCCTCAGAAGAGCGGCGGCGCAGGGATAAGCAGCATCTTGATGACATCACAGCAGCTCGGCTTCTACCACTTCACCATATGCCCACGCAGCTGCTCTCCATAGAAGAATCCTTGGCACTTCAGAAACAGCAGAAACAGAATTAtgaggtatttatttttttttcttgtctgtttgTTGGGTGCTGCTTACATAAGCTAGAATTTACTCCAGGTTCAAGGaggaaggaatggaatagagGGGATTAGGTGCTTCCATGAGCTCAGATCTATGCCACTAGTTTTCAGAGAGTCACAAAGTTGCTAGAActgcaggaagtagctagagatGATCACAGCTACCTTCAACATTAAAGTGGTGATTTGCCTGGAGATGTGGGGAGACTTGTAGAATTTCATGTCTTAAAGCTCATTTACCTGCCTGTTCCTGTTAGGATAGTAGTAGCATCGCATCTCTCCCTTTCACCTTGTAAAACTCATGTGACAGCTTCTCAGTGGTGGACTCAAACCCAGACCCCTTGTTAGAGAATGAGGAGAATGTAGTTCCCAGGCTTCCATCTCCTGCAGTACAGGGGAGGGCATAGAAGGAGTGGGAGGTTAATGTTGTGTAGCCAGCAGACAGTGAGACACTGCTTTAGAGCATAATCCGCAGGCCCATGTGAAGAGAGAAATATCTCCTGCTTTTGGCAGCTTTATCAATTTTGCATAGCACTTTGTTTCCATGTGTTATGCATTGAACTTCAAACATGTATGTTGAGAGTTTGTATACAGAATAATGGGATGGGAGAAAATAAGTGTGAAGGACCATAGGGGAATAGAAAAGTTTAGAAGTATTTAGTAATAATTTTAGCCTCCAGGAGAACAGTATCCTGTCTCACTTCCTAGGTATTGATTAGCTAGATTTTAGTCAGGTACTAGTGCACCAACTAGTATAACACCAGACtgttcaggaattcgagaccagcgtgggcaacatagctagacttcatctttaccaaaaaattagccgggcattggggcatgcaactgtggtcccagctacctgtggggctgaggtaggaggattgcttgagctcaggaggtcgaggctgcagtgagccgcagtcacaccactgcactctatacagcctgggtgacagagtgagaccctgtctcaaaaaaaaaacaacaaaacaggcTGTTAATCTGCCTTGGCTTTTCATAAAAGCCTTGGCATGGATTGGCATTTTCAAGGTGCTCTTTTTGaaaaaaaccatttttctttcagTGCATTAAAATGACTGTCTAGTTACGGCTGTAGCATTGAGGAAGTGTTTACTGTCTCTGAGCTCTTAAATACCTGTCCTAAGATATTTTTAGGTTGAATTAAACCCTTcatctttaaattgttttttttagcagagaagtTGTAGTGGTAATAGCTCCCACTTTTACTGACCCATATTCATGGCTTGAAGAGGAGGACATCAAGAAGTTCAAGAAAGCATGAGAAAAGGGAAGAACTGAATTAGGAATGACATTGCCACCTACCATCAGTTGGTGGTAAAGTCCTTGGGAGTTTTTAAGTACATTGCCAGTGTCTGAAATTTACTTGGACTTTTTATTGGATACTAGTTGCTGTAGGACTTTATTTGGAGAGGAATAGTCAGCTTTTTAGtattaatttcttgattttcattttgccattgaaatgtaattcccaagTCTAGAAGTCATGATTGTAATTAGGGAAGAAGGTTCTGTCAGTTGTAGAAATCTAGACAGcattagtcctttttttttttttgagacggagtcttgttctgtcacccaggctggagttcagtggcgcagtctcagctcactgcaagctccgcctcccgggttcacgccattcttgtTCATTCTTGTGAACCCGGGAACACGCCGGgttcacaggcacccgccaccacgcccggctaattttttgtatatttagtagagacagggattcattgtgttagccaggatggtctcgatctcctgacctcgtgatccgcctgcctcagcttcccaaagtgctgggattacaggcgtgagccaccgcaccgggccccAGCATTAGTCATTTTTGACATTTGATAGGTCAAATTgttatgtgagtgtgtgtatacatgtgcgtGTGCCCACATATTTAACGCATCTGTATTTATAAGTATTGTAGTGCTAAGCTCATTACTCAGTTTCTTATATAGAGGAGTGTATTTCAGTGCAATGTTGTATATTAATGGAGGTCAGTAACTTCAACTGTAGCAGGCTGGTGGCTGTCAGAAGCATTACCCAGTTGTGTCTGATAGGGCACAGCCATCAGGCTTGTATTGCCCAAGGGAGCACTCAGTGAGGTGTCAGTGCCCCTCTTATTGCTGATTCTAGGTAACTTCCCATTGAAAAATCGTAAGGAAGAGATGTGAACGTGTAACTTTGTGCTTTGCTCTTTGTTTTAAAGGAGATGCAAGCAAAGCTCGCagcgcaaaaattagctgaaagaCTGAATATTAAAATGCGGAGTTATAATCCAGAAGGGGAGTCTTCAGGGAGATACCGAGAAGTAAGGGATGAAGATGACGATTGGTCCTCTGATGAATTCTGAAGATAATCTCCTAAATCACTGACGTTGAGATGGCATCATCTTACATCAGACTTTCTAACTAGTATCAAGATCAGTGTCAGATATTGTTGAGGGAAGTAATTTTATAAAGTTACACAAAGGTAGTTATAAAAAAAAGCCCAGTTTGTCTTTCAGAAGATGACTTTCATGTGCTTGAAAAGTTTAATATTTGAATATTGTGTTTAACCACATGGTATTAAAATTTTGCAATATATTGTGTATTGGTCTGATATTTTAGTATATAGtagaacatactttttttttctttaagccaaatgAAAAGAGGtaactttgcttttttcctttttcttacctATCAAATAGCATTTATTACATGTCTTTCAGTGAAATACTTAGTTGTTTCAGGCACCTAAAATCAATTAGGAAGACATAGTTCCCTTCTTTTTTGGGTAATGAAGGGAGCAGTCTAAAGAATTGTATGCATGTTTGCATGGGGTTATTGAGACATTGGATGTGAAATACCTAGGAAGACATGCATGGAGAATGCTTAACAAATgctcttctcctttttctgtcttccctTAGGAAGAACGTTATCTCTCTTCTGATTAGGAAGGACTTCCCTTTTGAGTAGATGCTGGAAAgtggaggttttttttgttggttggtttgtttggttttgtgggtttttttttgagatggggtcttgctctgtcgcccaggctggagtgcagtggcaggatctcggctcactgcaacctaggtGGAGGTCTTTTTAAATAACCTCATGTTACTTCAGGCAAATCTGGTACAGGAGAAGCCCAAGCTAACTGAGCTGGGTGAAGGCTTGTGCATCACCTGGCTTGAGTTCCTTGCTGTCACAGATGATAGGTTCATGTACACAACATTAATGTTTGATaaggaaagcattttttttttttttgttaaaattgaATTGTCAgtactttactttttttcccccaaagaggTATATATAGACTGCAGAAACTTCAGTCCCATATATAAACGTTCATGTCATTTTAGAGGATTATATGGTTGTCTCCAGAGAAATTAACTTACATTATCAAAAAATTTGTTGTCTAATACATTGGAGTCTTTAAAAGTgttgaagaataaaatattaattagaaCAACTTCAAATGCTGAGGTGATGTTTTACCGGGACTTAATTAAATACAACTTTTTCCTTTCGAAAAAGACTGTTCACATTTGCTTCCAGGTGTAATTATTGCTTTCATTCCTTACCCCCCTCAAGCAAATGTGAAAAGTATACTGACCTAAGATTCTCATTAGTTTTAGTTCTTAAAACGAATAGTAAATGATTTCACAGCGTAAAATTTGATGTTATTTCTGGAAGCTGGATGATATGGAAGAGTTCATGTGCCTGGACACACAGTTCCCTGTAATCCTGCCATCTAGGGAGATAACCtctgttaacattttgatgttgtgtttttgcttatttttctatgcATAGTTATGCATTTATattctcaaaaatgaaatcataatgtACATTGCTTTGTGGTCTGCTCTATATATTGTCAACATGTTcccatattaaatattttgctttttagacAGCTGtaggatattttatttcatgGGTATACCATAACTTTAAGATTTATTTCCTATTCAGCAATTTGATTATGTATTATAATGTAATCTGTAAATAGTGATATGATTAACATCTTAATCACATCCATAGAAAATGACTTATTTCCAGAAGATACCGCTCTAAAAATGAAATTGTTAGGTGAAAgtgtttttgagaatttttatatatattactcACTGCAGAGATCATGttcatttacattcccattagcaaTATATCCAATGCTCAGAATTGAAAATTACTACTTAAAATCTTTGCAAATTGAATAATTACAGAGAAGGGCtacatttaaaatttgtatttgtttttcttacttagtgaaggtttttttttttcatattcattgGCCATGCTATATtcattcttttgagaattgctcattcatattttttctgttgcttgcttggagaatttgctctttttttggcATATAAGTTCTTAAGAATGTCCGTCCTTTGTCATATATTGTAACTTTTTTTAGCCTTATTTGTCATTTAACATAGTTTGTGATATTTCAGTATAGAAGTTGTTTTCTTTAGGAGTCTACCTTTGTGTATGTGCTTGAAACTATTTTTGTAATCCGAGAATGGATAAATGtccttattttcttctagtattttcttatttcacttttacACCTGTCtttaaaaggaatttaaattttgtttatatacatTAACTAAATCAATACAAGTTTGGGgtgaaaaggaaatttttaatcCATCTCAAAGGTATTTGGATATATTATATAAGGTAGGGATTTGATTTTATTTCGAAGAATTTACCAATTGGTTCAGTATGTGAAACCACCATTTCCCCTCTGATTAGTAATGCTATTTTTATAGAATATTAAATTCTTATGTGTCTTTTGTGTCTTAGGCCAATTTCTGGGCCTTCTGGGTTTTTTCTACACTGTCAATAATTATCGCTTTAATTGGTGTTAATATTTGGTAGTACACAGGTTCTCccttgttcttttaaattttgtgaaataTAACTTACAAATAAGTACTTAAAACAGAGTTTAATGGGTAAAGCAACAGCTGTGTAATCACAAACTAGATGCAGAGGAGGTCTTGCCAGCACTCCAAAATCTCTGTGTGTCCCCTCTTGACACTCACTGTTTCCCCCAGAGCTAACTATCCTGACGTATGGTAATTCTCCCTCTGtccttttaagaattattttaccAGTTATGTGTATAACAATATGGTTTACATTTTGCTCACTTTTgacttatataaaaatagaataatactaTATGTTGTGTTTGGTGTCTTTCAACATCGCATATAAGATTCGTGTCACATGGTGTGTTTCATTCATATTCATTGCTGTATAATGTGCTATTTCATTAATACCGCTATTATTCCACTTTGATGAGTGCTTTGAGAttttcagtttttggctattataagtaATGCTTCAGTAAGCATCTTTGTGTACATAAACATGTTTCCATAGGATgtgtacctaggagtggaattgctcaGTTATAAGGTACGCAcacctttaaaattttatattcccacctctgcttccatgATGTATGAGAGTGCTTGTTTATCAACACTTGGTGTGGCcagattttaattttagccaaTATGATGTTTATATAgtagacgtgtgtgtgtgtgtgtgtgtgtgtgtgtgtgtgtgtgttttctctctctcttctgagatggagtcatgctctgtcacccaggctggagttaagtggtgcgatcttggctcattgcaacctccgcctcctgtgttcaaacgattctcctgcctcagcctcccgagtagctgggactacaggcgcatgccaccacgccaagctaattttttgtatttttagtagagacggggtttcaccgtgtcagccaggatggtcttgatctcctgacctcatgatccacctgcctcggcctcccaaagtgctgggattacaggtgtgagccaccacacccggcctcattgtggttttattttaccttttcctGATTGGAAATGGCATATGAGCATTTTCTTACGTTTATTGGGCACtggatttcttcttttgaaaagtgcccattcaagtctttttttttttttttaaagagacagagttgttctgttgcccaggctgggctggagtacagtggcatgatcacagctgactgcaacctctaactcctaggctcaagggatacttctgcctcagcctcctgagtagctgacattacaggcaggaaccactgCACTGGACTCCATccgagttttttctttttccattgtgtTGTGTCAGTtggtttttttctcattgatttgtaGGATATATTCTGGAGACTAATCCTCGGTATTCAATCAAATAATTTGGTATTTGGTTGGCTATATTTGttggaaatatcctctccatttgggggattatttttcattctctcttttttttttttttttccagagatggggtctcactatattgcacaggctggtcttaaactcctgagctcaagtgatctatttcagcctcctcaagtgctgggattacaggcatgatccaccacatccagccctcaTTCTCTTCCTGATGATtgataaattcttaattttaatggcaAATCTATCTTACGTTTAGTGCCTTTTGTGGCTTGTTTCAAGGACTTTTCCTATCCTGAAGTCAGGAAGATaatcttttatctttaaaaatctttataattaaaaaatggttTATAATGTTGACTTTCATGTTAGGTCTTTGATTCCACCTGGAAGATATTCATGACTGTGTGAGGGAGGGGTCCTTCTGGACAGCCCTGGTGCTAGCATTACGGAGTGCAAACGCAGTCATTCCCAGCTGCTCCTCCGTGCACACCTGCCATAGATCAAGCATCTGTATATGTCTGCGTTACTTTCTGGATTCTTTCTTCAGTTCCATTAACCCATTTGTGCTAATACTCCATTGCCTTGTTTATGATAGCTTAATGATAAGGCTGGATCAAGGCCCGCCATCTTATTCTTCAAAGTGCCTTGGGAATTTTTGGCCCTTTGcattttcatacagattttagaatcagcttgtcgtGTTCCATACACACAAAATCCTTGGTGTAGTGCAAATTCttaatcattttcaaaaatacGTTTGATAGTCTGTCATTGATTAACTTTTCTAACAATCTATATATTGAAATTTAGGAGATAGGGGATTTGGAACTTTGCCCTTGACTAAAGTACATTAGACTTATTCTTTCTATACCGATgactatttttagtttctttgagttaaatagaaaattcagaatgCTGTTTAGTGTGACTACCTGAAGTATTGTGTAGTTTTGACTGAGGAAAAACGGAagagaaaggattttttaaaaagtcacatttaGGTTTAAACTGGGAAAATGGAATGAATGCAGTAGTTGTGAACTCTTGCCTTCAATTTTCAAATGACTATGtctagggaaggaaggaagcactAAAGCTTGGGGCTTAACCTAAATCGTGGAAGATGTTACGAGGATTAATCTCATTATATAATAGTCATCTACAGGAATGATAATTCTTCATTTTCACAGGACCTGTCTCTAATCCACATCGCATTCTCTGGGGAGCCAGGCTGTGAGCTAATGTGGAAGGTAGTTTGTGGGATTATCTCCCTTTCCTAtaactgggaggttgaggtgattTGTTCAAGGTCGCTCAGAGGCAGCCAAGAAAAGAACCCAGCACTCAAGATTTTAGGCCCTTGACTGCATGGCCTTGCAGGTGAATACCACAAATCAAGGCTGTGTTCAGGTGTTAACACGTGCTAACGCCAGACAAGAGCTCAGATTACTCTGGGGGTGTTTGTCAGGTCTCCATGACATTCTACAAGAGAGCTTTTTTcttctgatgattttttttatttacagtgttttgtttttaatcatcttACGGCTGTGTGATCATTTCAGTCACTGCTGGAAGCTTCACTCCTCCCTCCTTACTTGATGGTCAGCTGCATAAAACTTTTCAGGAGAAGAGATATAAGGAAAGTAAAGTGTCATAGGCTTTACTCAGAGGACCAGGTCAATCTGGCAGTTCAGCCTTCCCAGGCTTAATGACATAGTTTGTAACACTAAAAGTAAAGTTGTTAGGACAAAAATAATTCTGTCATTGCACAAAAAAAGTTGGGAATGCCTGTGCCAAATTAAAGGATTATATATCCAGCTTTTATGGGGAGCatatagtcatttaaaaaatatggcaaATCACATTATTGGCTAGCTGCTTGCTAAAGGGGGGTGGAGTGGAGGAGTTTCTTaaagctattattttaatttctggctAAAGTGTGGAAGCTTTGATACTGGGCTGATGAAATAAACCTAGTGTGGGATAATACTGAACCAGAGCCAGACCACAAATCAGACGCGATTCTGAAAGTACAGCATAAAAGCCTGAACAATTAAATATGATCTATTACTTCCCAGATGGTTTTAGAAaacttggaatttaaaaaaaggcaaaaaaatttaaaaaagagggcAAGCCACTGGAATAGCATTAGATTATTAGATTTAGGATTTAAATACCACTATTTCCTTTGAATCCAGTGGGAAGTTATGTACTCTCATGACTGTTAAGTCTGTAAGATGAGGTCAGTGACCCCTTATCTAATGTATGAGGTATGTTTTAAGAGAACAAAATTTCAAAGTGTGGTCTTTATAGAGCATTTTGAGATCTAAAAGAGATTCTATATGAAAACCTTATTGTAACGATGGTAACAATTATGATTGAAGTAGTTTAGAAGGTACCTTTGGCCATATGAagtaaaatgtttcaaaatcacCACCATATGAAACTTTTAATTTAGTGTTAAAATTAACTGAGAACAATAGGGACTCCCTAAAAAAGCTATTTTGACAAGGGGAAATTAGGACATTGAGCTAAGGAGAGATCCAACTTCATATGGAAAAATTGCACATTATTAAGGCAAAAGAATGAGAGTTGTAAATCAAGTCCTTATTTAGAGCATACA
Proteins encoded in this window:
- the POLR2M gene encoding protein GRINL1A isoform X2; this encodes MCSLPRGFEPQAPEDLAQRSLVELREMLKRQERLLRNELQRITIADQGEQQSEENASTKNLTGLSSGTEKKPHYMEVLEMRAKNPVPQLRKFKTNVLPFRQNDSSSHCQKSGSPISSEERRRRDKQHLDDITAARLLPLHHMPTQLLSIEESLALQKQQKQNYEEMQAKLAAQKLAERLNIKMRSYNPEGESSGRYREVRDEDDDWSSDEF